One stretch of Saccharopolyspora erythraea DNA includes these proteins:
- a CDS encoding serine/threonine-protein kinase, which produces MPTPDDDTTLAGAGRLIADRYRLESRLGGGAMGTVWSAVDELLRRPVAVKEVRLPPGMPEEEAAELRERALREARAIAVVTHPNVVTLYDVAREAGEPFVVMELVPSQSLAAVLDEHGPLDDQQLALIADGVASALEAAHRAGIVHRDVKPGNVLIGDDGRIKLSDFGISRNISEQTITRTGIMLGTPAFIAPEIASGDGVTASADLWGLGATLFAAAEGRPPYDAGDDPVATVTEVVRGPVPSSARPGPVGEVIAGLMVKDPAERMSLTEVRRRIRHLMPEPGARPFAMLLDPDAPTVRVRRPAQAVPRRQETEREPAPAPLASDPGVLPFMLNAPAPPPVRHRSPLAATALGLAAVVVFTLALAGGFAAARTLAGDTVLPAPPAARPSPKLVPVRLDTQHSSDSGTGAFEITVAEDWTVFQGERDELTNSKAVSFVSPDGRREVAVERFGGFFRGGHDVADYLAALPEMAAGSKGLFTLHSEVAEPMDAGERRLNYTSVEVPLTGGQGRLSRSTVARLIRGGDDLWLVRVTVPAENAAKGQELFDTVVPTFRRFS; this is translated from the coding sequence GTGCCCACACCAGACGACGACACGACCCTCGCCGGCGCGGGCCGGCTCATCGCCGACCGCTACCGCCTGGAAAGCCGGCTCGGCGGCGGTGCGATGGGCACCGTGTGGTCGGCCGTCGACGAGCTGCTGCGCAGGCCGGTCGCCGTCAAGGAGGTGCGGCTTCCCCCGGGCATGCCGGAGGAGGAGGCCGCCGAGCTGCGCGAGCGCGCGCTGCGGGAGGCGCGGGCCATCGCGGTGGTCACCCACCCCAACGTCGTGACGCTCTACGACGTCGCCCGCGAGGCGGGCGAGCCGTTCGTGGTGATGGAGCTGGTGCCCTCGCAGAGCCTGGCCGCGGTCCTCGACGAGCACGGACCGCTGGACGACCAGCAGCTCGCGCTGATCGCCGACGGCGTCGCCTCCGCGCTGGAGGCCGCCCACCGCGCCGGGATCGTGCACCGCGACGTCAAGCCCGGCAACGTGCTGATCGGCGACGACGGGCGGATCAAGCTCAGCGACTTCGGCATCTCCCGCAACATCTCCGAGCAGACGATCACCAGGACCGGGATCATGCTCGGCACCCCGGCGTTCATCGCGCCGGAGATCGCCTCCGGCGACGGGGTCACCGCATCGGCCGACCTGTGGGGGCTGGGCGCCACCCTGTTCGCCGCCGCGGAGGGCAGGCCGCCCTACGACGCCGGTGACGACCCGGTCGCCACGGTCACCGAGGTGGTGCGCGGGCCGGTGCCCTCCAGTGCCCGGCCGGGACCGGTCGGCGAGGTGATCGCGGGCCTGATGGTCAAGGACCCCGCCGAGCGGATGTCGCTGACCGAGGTCCGCCGCCGGATCCGGCACCTGATGCCGGAGCCGGGTGCCCGCCCGTTCGCGATGCTGCTCGACCCGGACGCGCCGACGGTCCGGGTGCGGCGTCCCGCGCAGGCCGTGCCGCGCCGCCAGGAAACCGAGCGCGAGCCCGCTCCCGCGCCGCTCGCGAGCGACCCGGGCGTGCTGCCGTTCATGCTCAACGCCCCCGCGCCGCCACCGGTGCGGCACCGTTCGCCGCTGGCAGCCACCGCGCTGGGCCTGGCCGCGGTCGTGGTCTTCACCCTCGCGCTGGCGGGCGGCTTCGCCGCGGCCCGCACTCTCGCCGGGGACACCGTGTTGCCCGCGCCGCCAGCTGCCCGGCCGTCCCCGAAACTCGTCCCGGTGCGGCTCGACACGCAGCACTCGTCGGATTCGGGCACCGGGGCCTTCGAGATCACCGTGGCCGAGGACTGGACGGTCTTCCAGGGTGAACGCGACGAGCTGACCAACAGCAAGGCGGTCTCGTTCGTCTCGCCCGACGGCAGGAGGGAGGTCGCCGTGGAACGCTTCGGCGGCTTCTTCCGCGGTGGCCACGACGTGGCCGACTACCTGGCCGCGCTGCCGGAGATGGCGGCGGGCTCCAAGGGCCTGTTCACCCTGCACTCCGAGGTGGCCGAGCCGATGGACGCGGGCGAGCGGCGGCTGAACTACACCTCGGTGGAGGTTCCGCTGACCGGCGGGCAGGGCAGGCTGAGCCGCTCGACGGTGGCGAGGCTGATCCGCGGCGGCGACGACCTGTGGCTGGTGCGGGTGACCGTTCCCGCGGAGAACGCCGCGAAGGGCCAGGAACTGTTCGACACCGTGGTGCCCACCTTCCGCCGCTTCTCCTAG
- a CDS encoding purine-nucleoside phosphorylase: MTATTTTDAHAAASAIADATGIQRHDMAVVLGSGWQPAAEEIGAAETEMHMSDLPGFAPPSAIGHSGKVWSVPVSGKHVLVMLGRTHMYEGKGVEPVAHGVRTAAAAGCRTIVLTNAAGGLREGMFVGQPVLISDHVNMTARSPLVGADFVDLTDLYSPRLRGIAREIDSTLEEGVYAGLPGPHFETPAEIRMLRGLGVDLVGMSTVLEAIAARAAGAEVFGLSLVTNLAAGLSGEPLSHQEVLDAGRAAAGRMGGLLRSLVERA; encoded by the coding sequence GTGACGGCTACGACTACCACCGACGCGCACGCGGCGGCCTCGGCGATCGCCGACGCCACCGGCATCCAACGGCACGACATGGCAGTGGTGCTCGGTTCGGGCTGGCAGCCCGCCGCCGAGGAGATCGGCGCTGCCGAGACCGAGATGCACATGTCCGACCTGCCGGGCTTCGCCCCGCCCAGCGCCATCGGCCACAGCGGGAAGGTGTGGTCGGTGCCGGTCTCGGGCAAGCACGTGCTGGTGATGCTCGGGCGCACCCACATGTACGAGGGCAAGGGCGTCGAGCCGGTCGCGCACGGGGTGCGCACCGCCGCCGCGGCAGGGTGCCGGACGATCGTGCTGACCAACGCGGCAGGCGGCCTGCGCGAGGGCATGTTCGTCGGGCAGCCGGTGCTGATCAGCGACCACGTCAACATGACGGCGCGCTCGCCGCTGGTGGGCGCGGACTTCGTCGACCTGACCGACCTGTACTCCCCGCGGCTGCGCGGCATCGCCCGCGAGATCGACTCCACGCTCGAGGAGGGCGTCTACGCGGGGCTGCCGGGTCCGCACTTCGAGACGCCCGCCGAGATCCGCATGCTGCGCGGCCTCGGCGTCGACCTGGTCGGCATGTCCACCGTGCTGGAGGCGATCGCCGCCCGCGCCGCGGGAGCCGAGGTCTTCGGCCTTTCGCTGGTGACGAACCTGGCGGCCGGTCTCAGCGGTGAGCCGCTGAGCCACCAGGAGGTGCTCGACGCGGGCCGGGCGGCGGCAGGCCGCATGGGCGGGCTGCTGCGGTCGCTGGTGGAACGGGCCTGA
- a CDS encoding phospho-sugar mutase: MSGLDPQVREAAERWVAGDVDARARDELRELVGAAGSGSADAAAELADRMSGMPTFGTAGLRGPVRAGANGMNRAVVVRTTAGVAEWLRDRGHGGGIVVVGRDARHGSEDFAADAAGVLAAAGFDVRVLPAPLPTPVLAFATRALDAVAGIQITASHNPPQDNGYKLYLRGGVHLVGPADTEIEEAIARTPDAASVPRSQDYSVHDSALEDYLARVAELAKGSPRPLRIAATALHGVGATPLREALRRAGFDDVHLVASQAEPDPDFPTVGFPNPEEPGATDALLALAAEIDADLAIALDPDADRCALGIREDGGWRMLRGDETGVLLAQHILSTLDRQAHPDPLVATTIVSSTMLRSIAQEFRARYDETLTGFKWLVRAGDGAGTGLVYAYEEALGHCVDPEWVRDKDGIATAVLACDLAAHVAADGRSIAGLLDALAISHGVHQTGQVSVRVTDLGVIAETMRGLRRQPPAELAGSPVEVQDLLPETDALVVTGAGGLRVVIRPSGTEPKLKCYLQVVEQVTCGTIGTAKRQAAQRLAELETAVTELVAS, from the coding sequence TTGAGCGGTCTGGACCCCCAGGTGCGGGAGGCGGCCGAACGCTGGGTCGCCGGTGACGTCGATGCGCGGGCGCGGGACGAGCTGCGGGAGCTGGTCGGCGCGGCCGGCTCGGGTTCCGCCGATGCCGCCGCCGAGCTCGCCGACCGGATGTCGGGCATGCCGACCTTCGGCACGGCCGGTCTGCGCGGCCCGGTGCGAGCCGGTGCCAACGGGATGAACCGCGCGGTGGTCGTGCGCACCACCGCCGGTGTCGCGGAGTGGCTGCGCGACCGGGGCCACGGTGGCGGGATCGTGGTGGTCGGCCGCGACGCGCGGCACGGTTCCGAGGACTTCGCCGCCGACGCCGCCGGAGTGCTCGCCGCCGCCGGCTTCGACGTGCGGGTGCTGCCCGCGCCGCTGCCGACGCCGGTGCTCGCGTTCGCGACCCGGGCGCTCGACGCGGTGGCGGGCATCCAGATCACCGCCTCCCACAACCCGCCGCAGGACAACGGCTACAAGCTCTACCTGCGCGGCGGCGTGCACCTGGTCGGTCCGGCCGACACCGAGATCGAGGAGGCCATCGCGCGGACCCCCGACGCCGCTTCGGTACCGCGCAGCCAGGACTACTCGGTCCACGACAGCGCCCTGGAGGACTACCTGGCGCGGGTGGCCGAACTGGCGAAGGGCTCCCCGCGGCCGCTGCGGATAGCCGCGACGGCGCTGCACGGGGTCGGCGCGACGCCGCTGCGCGAGGCGCTGCGACGCGCCGGGTTCGACGACGTGCACCTGGTGGCGTCGCAGGCCGAACCCGACCCGGACTTCCCCACCGTCGGGTTCCCGAACCCGGAGGAGCCGGGAGCGACCGACGCGCTGCTCGCGCTGGCCGCCGAGATCGATGCCGACCTGGCCATCGCCCTGGACCCCGACGCCGACCGCTGCGCACTGGGCATCCGCGAGGACGGCGGCTGGCGGATGCTGCGCGGCGACGAGACCGGCGTGCTGCTCGCTCAGCACATCCTGTCGACGCTGGACCGCCAGGCGCACCCGGACCCGCTGGTCGCCACCACCATCGTCTCCTCGACGATGCTGCGCTCGATCGCGCAGGAGTTCCGCGCCCGCTACGACGAGACGCTGACCGGCTTCAAGTGGCTCGTGCGCGCGGGCGACGGGGCGGGCACCGGCCTGGTCTACGCCTACGAGGAGGCGCTCGGCCACTGCGTGGACCCGGAGTGGGTGCGCGACAAGGACGGCATCGCGACCGCGGTGCTGGCCTGCGACCTGGCCGCGCACGTCGCCGCCGACGGGCGAAGCATCGCCGGGTTGCTCGACGCGCTCGCGATCTCCCACGGCGTGCACCAGACCGGGCAGGTCTCGGTGCGCGTGACCGACCTGGGCGTCATCGCCGAGACGATGCGCGGGCTCCGGCGGCAGCCGCCCGCCGAGCTGGCCGGTTCACCGGTGGAGGTCCAGGACCTGCTGCCCGAGACCGACGCGCTGGTGGTGACCGGCGCCGGCGGACTCCGGGTGGTGATCCGGCCGTCGGGCACCGAACCGAAGCTCAAGTGCTACCTGCAGGTGGTCGAGCAGGTCACCTGCGGCACGATCGGCACCGCCAAGCGCCAGGCGGCGCAGCGGCTCGCCGAGCTGGAGACGGCGGTGACCGAGCTGGTCGCTTCCTGA